In the genome of Entelurus aequoreus isolate RoL-2023_Sb linkage group LG15, RoL_Eaeq_v1.1, whole genome shotgun sequence, one region contains:
- the wdr37 gene encoding WD repeat-containing protein 37 isoform X2, translating to MPVEAGSSSASAARHPKQKRKAHSLSIRRTNSTEERPAGSHRGDMLESQDSKLPHSLRNNLLDLFGQIEREFENLYIENNELRREIESLNERLSGDGQNLEGGDASKGVLKTKASHSTSQLSQKLKTTYKASTSKIVSSFKATAGSRAVCQLQKEYVGHRDGIWDLSVTRTQPVVLGTASADHSALLWSIETGKCVLKYAGHAGSVNSIKFHPTEQMALTASGDQTAHIWRYMVQLPAPPPPADAPCEEDQDSSDREEGDVDGEGPCEVPTIRVATATLKSHQGVVIAADWLVGGRQVVSASWDRAANLYEVETSELVHTLTGHDQELTHCCTHPTQRLVVTSSRDTTFRLWDFRDPSIHSVNVFQGHTDTVTSAVFTVGDNVVSGSDDRTVKVWDLKNMRSPIATIRTDSAVNRISVSTNQRIIALPHDNRQVRLFDMSGARLARLPRSNRMGHRRMVCCTAWNEENQSCNLFTCGFDRQAIGWNINITALLQEK from the exons ATGCCCGTGGAGGCTGGAAGCAGCTCCGCCTCAGCTGCTCGCCACCCCAAGCAAAAGCGCAAGGCTCACAGTTTGTCCATTCGACGCACCAACAGCACGGAGGAGAGACCGGCTGGCAGCCACAGAGGAGACATGCTGGAGTCGCAG GACTCCAAGCTGCCGCACTCCCTGCGTAACAATCTTCTAGATCTCTTTGGTCAGATTGAACGGGAGTTTGAGAATCTCTACATTGAGAACAATGAAC TACGACGGGAAATCGAGTCTCTGAACGAACGTCTGAGTGGCGACGGGCAGAATCTTGAAGGAGGAGACGCCTCTAAGGGGGTCCTGAAAACCAAAG CCAGCCACAGCACCAGCCAGCTGTCCCAGAAGCTGAAGACCACCTACAAAGCATCCACCAGCAAG ATTGTGTCCAGCTTCAAGGCCACCGCAGGGTCCCGGGCTGTGTGCCAGCTGCAGAAGGAGTATGTCGGCCATCGTGACGGCATCTGGGACCTCAGTGTGACCAGAACTCAGCCGGTGGTTCTGGGGACCGCATCAGCAG ATCATTCAGCCCTGCTGTGGAGCATCGAGACTGGAAAGTGTGTGCTGAAGTATGCGGGCCACGCAGGATCAG TCAACTCCATCAAGTTCCATCCCACGGAGCAGATGGCCCTGACAG CCTCCGGGGACCAGACGGCTCACATCTGGCGCTACATGGTGCAGCTGCCTGCCCCCCCGcctccagcagat GCCCCGTGTGAGGAAGACCAGGATTCCTCCGACAGAGAAGAAGGCGACGTGGACGGCGAGGGCCCGTGCGAGGTCCCCACCATCCGGGTCGCTACGGCAACACTGAAAAGCCACCAGGGTGTGGTCATCGCCGCTGATTGGCTGGTGGGCGGCAGACAGGTGGTGAGCGCCTCCTGGGATCGTGCTGCCAACCTGTATGAGGTGGAGACGTCTGAGCTGGTGCACACCCTCACTG GCCATGACCAGGAACTTACCCACTGCTGCACCCACCCCACCCAGCGACTGGTTGTTACCTCCTCCAGGGACACCACCTTCAGACTGTGGGACTTCAGAGATCCATCAATCCACTCCGTCAATGTCTTCCAGGGACACACCGA CACGGTGACATCAGCCGTCTTCACAGTGGGCGACAATGTGGTTTCTGGGAGTGATGATCGCACAGTCAAGGTGTGGGATCTGAAGAACATGAGGTCACCCATAGCAACCATTCGCACAGACTCTGCTGTCAACAG GATCAGTGTGTCCACCAACCAAAGGATCATAGCACTGCCACATGACAATCGACAAGTGCGACTCTTTGACATGAGTGGAGCCAGACTGGCACGCCTGCCTCGCAGTAACAGGATG GGCCACAGGCGCATGGTGTGTTGCACCGCCTGGAACGAGGAGAACCAAAGCTGCAACTTGTTCACCTGCGGCTTCGACCGGCAAGCCATCGGCTGGAACATCAACATCACGGCTCTGCTGCAGGAGaagtaa
- the wdr37 gene encoding WD repeat-containing protein 37 isoform X1: protein MPVEAGSSSASAARHPKQKRKAHSLSIRRTNSTEERPAGSHRGDMLESQDSKLPHSLRNNLLDLFGQIEREFENLYIENNELRREIESLNERLSGDGQNLEGGDASKGVLKTKASHSTSQLSQKLKTTYKASTSKIVSSFKATAGSRAVCQLQKEYVGHRDGIWDLSVTRTQPVVLGTASADHSALLWSIETGKCVLKYAGHAGSVNSIKFHPTEQMALTASGDQTAHIWRYMVQLPAPPPPADVSAPCEEDQDSSDREEGDVDGEGPCEVPTIRVATATLKSHQGVVIAADWLVGGRQVVSASWDRAANLYEVETSELVHTLTGHDQELTHCCTHPTQRLVVTSSRDTTFRLWDFRDPSIHSVNVFQGHTDTVTSAVFTVGDNVVSGSDDRTVKVWDLKNMRSPIATIRTDSAVNRISVSTNQRIIALPHDNRQVRLFDMSGARLARLPRSNRMGHRRMVCCTAWNEENQSCNLFTCGFDRQAIGWNINITALLQEK, encoded by the exons ATGCCCGTGGAGGCTGGAAGCAGCTCCGCCTCAGCTGCTCGCCACCCCAAGCAAAAGCGCAAGGCTCACAGTTTGTCCATTCGACGCACCAACAGCACGGAGGAGAGACCGGCTGGCAGCCACAGAGGAGACATGCTGGAGTCGCAG GACTCCAAGCTGCCGCACTCCCTGCGTAACAATCTTCTAGATCTCTTTGGTCAGATTGAACGGGAGTTTGAGAATCTCTACATTGAGAACAATGAAC TACGACGGGAAATCGAGTCTCTGAACGAACGTCTGAGTGGCGACGGGCAGAATCTTGAAGGAGGAGACGCCTCTAAGGGGGTCCTGAAAACCAAAG CCAGCCACAGCACCAGCCAGCTGTCCCAGAAGCTGAAGACCACCTACAAAGCATCCACCAGCAAG ATTGTGTCCAGCTTCAAGGCCACCGCAGGGTCCCGGGCTGTGTGCCAGCTGCAGAAGGAGTATGTCGGCCATCGTGACGGCATCTGGGACCTCAGTGTGACCAGAACTCAGCCGGTGGTTCTGGGGACCGCATCAGCAG ATCATTCAGCCCTGCTGTGGAGCATCGAGACTGGAAAGTGTGTGCTGAAGTATGCGGGCCACGCAGGATCAG TCAACTCCATCAAGTTCCATCCCACGGAGCAGATGGCCCTGACAG CCTCCGGGGACCAGACGGCTCACATCTGGCGCTACATGGTGCAGCTGCCTGCCCCCCCGcctccagcagatgtcagt GCCCCGTGTGAGGAAGACCAGGATTCCTCCGACAGAGAAGAAGGCGACGTGGACGGCGAGGGCCCGTGCGAGGTCCCCACCATCCGGGTCGCTACGGCAACACTGAAAAGCCACCAGGGTGTGGTCATCGCCGCTGATTGGCTGGTGGGCGGCAGACAGGTGGTGAGCGCCTCCTGGGATCGTGCTGCCAACCTGTATGAGGTGGAGACGTCTGAGCTGGTGCACACCCTCACTG GCCATGACCAGGAACTTACCCACTGCTGCACCCACCCCACCCAGCGACTGGTTGTTACCTCCTCCAGGGACACCACCTTCAGACTGTGGGACTTCAGAGATCCATCAATCCACTCCGTCAATGTCTTCCAGGGACACACCGA CACGGTGACATCAGCCGTCTTCACAGTGGGCGACAATGTGGTTTCTGGGAGTGATGATCGCACAGTCAAGGTGTGGGATCTGAAGAACATGAGGTCACCCATAGCAACCATTCGCACAGACTCTGCTGTCAACAG GATCAGTGTGTCCACCAACCAAAGGATCATAGCACTGCCACATGACAATCGACAAGTGCGACTCTTTGACATGAGTGGAGCCAGACTGGCACGCCTGCCTCGCAGTAACAGGATG GGCCACAGGCGCATGGTGTGTTGCACCGCCTGGAACGAGGAGAACCAAAGCTGCAACTTGTTCACCTGCGGCTTCGACCGGCAAGCCATCGGCTGGAACATCAACATCACGGCTCTGCTGCAGGAGaagtaa
- the wdr37 gene encoding WD repeat-containing protein 37 isoform X3: MLESQDSKLPHSLRNNLLDLFGQIEREFENLYIENNELRREIESLNERLSGDGQNLEGGDASKGVLKTKASHSTSQLSQKLKTTYKASTSKIVSSFKATAGSRAVCQLQKEYVGHRDGIWDLSVTRTQPVVLGTASADHSALLWSIETGKCVLKYAGHAGSVNSIKFHPTEQMALTASGDQTAHIWRYMVQLPAPPPPADVSAPCEEDQDSSDREEGDVDGEGPCEVPTIRVATATLKSHQGVVIAADWLVGGRQVVSASWDRAANLYEVETSELVHTLTGHDQELTHCCTHPTQRLVVTSSRDTTFRLWDFRDPSIHSVNVFQGHTDTVTSAVFTVGDNVVSGSDDRTVKVWDLKNMRSPIATIRTDSAVNRISVSTNQRIIALPHDNRQVRLFDMSGARLARLPRSNRMGHRRMVCCTAWNEENQSCNLFTCGFDRQAIGWNINITALLQEK, encoded by the exons ATGCTGGAGTCGCAG GACTCCAAGCTGCCGCACTCCCTGCGTAACAATCTTCTAGATCTCTTTGGTCAGATTGAACGGGAGTTTGAGAATCTCTACATTGAGAACAATGAAC TACGACGGGAAATCGAGTCTCTGAACGAACGTCTGAGTGGCGACGGGCAGAATCTTGAAGGAGGAGACGCCTCTAAGGGGGTCCTGAAAACCAAAG CCAGCCACAGCACCAGCCAGCTGTCCCAGAAGCTGAAGACCACCTACAAAGCATCCACCAGCAAG ATTGTGTCCAGCTTCAAGGCCACCGCAGGGTCCCGGGCTGTGTGCCAGCTGCAGAAGGAGTATGTCGGCCATCGTGACGGCATCTGGGACCTCAGTGTGACCAGAACTCAGCCGGTGGTTCTGGGGACCGCATCAGCAG ATCATTCAGCCCTGCTGTGGAGCATCGAGACTGGAAAGTGTGTGCTGAAGTATGCGGGCCACGCAGGATCAG TCAACTCCATCAAGTTCCATCCCACGGAGCAGATGGCCCTGACAG CCTCCGGGGACCAGACGGCTCACATCTGGCGCTACATGGTGCAGCTGCCTGCCCCCCCGcctccagcagatgtcagt GCCCCGTGTGAGGAAGACCAGGATTCCTCCGACAGAGAAGAAGGCGACGTGGACGGCGAGGGCCCGTGCGAGGTCCCCACCATCCGGGTCGCTACGGCAACACTGAAAAGCCACCAGGGTGTGGTCATCGCCGCTGATTGGCTGGTGGGCGGCAGACAGGTGGTGAGCGCCTCCTGGGATCGTGCTGCCAACCTGTATGAGGTGGAGACGTCTGAGCTGGTGCACACCCTCACTG GCCATGACCAGGAACTTACCCACTGCTGCACCCACCCCACCCAGCGACTGGTTGTTACCTCCTCCAGGGACACCACCTTCAGACTGTGGGACTTCAGAGATCCATCAATCCACTCCGTCAATGTCTTCCAGGGACACACCGA CACGGTGACATCAGCCGTCTTCACAGTGGGCGACAATGTGGTTTCTGGGAGTGATGATCGCACAGTCAAGGTGTGGGATCTGAAGAACATGAGGTCACCCATAGCAACCATTCGCACAGACTCTGCTGTCAACAG GATCAGTGTGTCCACCAACCAAAGGATCATAGCACTGCCACATGACAATCGACAAGTGCGACTCTTTGACATGAGTGGAGCCAGACTGGCACGCCTGCCTCGCAGTAACAGGATG GGCCACAGGCGCATGGTGTGTTGCACCGCCTGGAACGAGGAGAACCAAAGCTGCAACTTGTTCACCTGCGGCTTCGACCGGCAAGCCATCGGCTGGAACATCAACATCACGGCTCTGCTGCAGGAGaagtaa